One window of Cryptobacterium curtum DSM 15641 genomic DNA carries:
- a CDS encoding helix-turn-helix transcriptional regulator, translating to MLIGVMYLHDWAFPLVVASGVFLGTGSALFYLLWQRLFASQQQEMGQRDLIVGFMCSAVFYFGLYLIPRAVTVYLVPLVFLPLISLALILGNRTIDFSQPMFSDIPRENLRVYRRAVKNMWRSALCMGAIAFCTGIVRSLAINQPEVGLYVNLLSIAALFAAAGAVFFLWQAKGLRLNIIKLYQIVFPVLISTFLILMFAPGFYAHWLASGLFALYSVGLMLTMLQCTQMSRDRGVTPFFVFGLFGGIIYALHDLGFIIGSFSDSFTALGFNAQETAAIVAIYLLALMFFIGSVSFKNARSQFFYGDTIELISASLPVEQMSGQLNNSGAPYSSYQKGKKGFGPSASKPSVPRPSVFEPSMEINSEQTKDGSLRHTALDTTFDTRSDAASSGRSLEERLGKPSESLDKSLGGPFRNPFRNPLRDSLEEGDWKDLLSKRVSALQQVYRLSDREAEVTDLIVHGYTVPRIAETLFVSENTVRTHTKRIYTKLDIHKKQELIELVEQF from the coding sequence TTGCTTATCGGCGTTATGTATTTGCACGACTGGGCATTCCCACTCGTAGTGGCGAGTGGTGTTTTCCTTGGTACTGGATCGGCCCTTTTCTACTTACTGTGGCAGCGGCTGTTCGCGAGCCAGCAACAAGAAATGGGGCAGCGTGACCTCATCGTCGGATTTATGTGTTCCGCCGTATTCTACTTTGGACTGTATCTTATTCCCCGTGCCGTAACCGTCTATTTAGTACCACTGGTATTTTTGCCGCTTATTTCGCTTGCGCTGATTTTGGGGAATCGCACCATCGACTTTTCACAGCCAATGTTTTCCGATATTCCGCGCGAAAATCTGCGTGTCTATCGCCGTGCTGTCAAAAACATGTGGCGCAGCGCGCTCTGTATGGGCGCCATTGCCTTTTGCACCGGTATCGTCAGATCACTTGCTATTAACCAACCAGAAGTTGGTCTCTACGTTAATCTGCTTTCTATAGCAGCGCTTTTTGCCGCAGCAGGAGCGGTTTTCTTCCTGTGGCAGGCTAAGGGACTTCGGCTGAACATTATCAAGCTCTACCAAATTGTTTTTCCGGTATTGATCAGCACATTTTTAATTCTTATGTTTGCGCCAGGTTTTTATGCCCACTGGCTTGCATCGGGCTTGTTTGCCTTGTACAGCGTCGGACTCATGCTGACTATGCTGCAATGCACGCAAATGTCGCGCGATCGCGGCGTCACTCCTTTCTTTGTATTTGGATTGTTCGGTGGCATTATTTACGCGCTGCACGACTTAGGTTTTATTATTGGAAGCTTCTCGGACAGCTTTACCGCTCTCGGATTTAACGCACAAGAAACTGCTGCTATTGTCGCCATCTATCTGCTTGCCCTTATGTTCTTCATCGGTTCGGTAAGTTTTAAGAATGCGCGCAGCCAATTTTTCTACGGCGACACTATCGAACTCATATCGGCATCTTTGCCAGTTGAACAAATGTCAGGTCAACTAAATAATTCTGGTGCCCCCTACTCTTCCTATCAAAAAGGAAAGAAAGGTTTTGGGCCTTCTGCATCCAAGCCTTCTGTTCCCAGGCCTTCTGTATTCGAACCCTCTATGGAAATCAATTCTGAGCAAACCAAGGATGGTTCTCTCCGTCACACTGCTTTGGATACGACTTTCGATACTCGTTCTGACGCTGCTTCATCAGGAAGATCATTAGAAGAGCGCCTTGGAAAACCAAGCGAATCGTTAGACAAATCGCTCGGAGGGCCATTCAGAAACCCATTCAGAAACCCATTGAGAGATTCATTGGAAGAAGGCGACTGGAAGGATCTGCTGTCCAAACGTGTTTCCGCCCTTCAGCAAGTCTATCGGTTGAGCGACCGAGAAGCTGAAGTTACTGACCTTATTGTGCATGGTTACACGGTTCCTCGTATTGCTGAAACGTTGTTCGTTTCTGAGAACACAGTGCGCACTCACACCAAGCGTATTTACACAAAACTCGATATTCACAAAAAACAGGAGCTCATCGAACTGGTCGAGCAGTTTTAA